DNA sequence from the Armatimonadota bacterium genome:
TTAGGTTCTCGAATCGCCATTGGAAAACAGGCTACGCAACCAGTTCAAAAGGTGGCTAAAGATGCCCTGTGAGTGACGAGCAGCCTTCTTATCTCGGATGTCAGGCGGAAACTCATCGGCAAAAAATGCTTGGAGTTCTCTCAACAGCCGCACCTTGCTTTCCTCTGGAAGGTCCTCGGCACGCTTTACTCCATAAGCGGAGAATTGGCGTTCAATTATCTCGATTGCTTTGTTGGCAACCGACTGAGGAACATCAGGTGCAAACTGGAAAATTTTCCGCATCCCAAATCTCCACTAAGGTTCAGGTTTACACAACCGCTGCAAGGTCGGACACAAGATTAACCCTTTGTTGAGGGCACAGGCTAGCTGGATTCAAATCGTGTCCTTGGTATATTGACTCGTAATCGAGATGACGGTCAATCACTTTTGCCATATCGTTTGCTTTAGATACTAGGGAATCCCAGTCCGAAACCACAGGGAGTGGAAGTTCGTCGAGGTCTGGAAGCTCGAGTAGCTTGTCAACTTCCTGCGGTATAATTCCAATTTTTTCGCGCATTTTCTTCACCCCCCGAATTTTGTAATTTTGTTTTTGTCTACCCAAACGCCGCGCAGTGCTAAACTGCCGGATAGGGTCCGTTGATATTTTATTGGAGCTGAATTATGCGGGAAAATTAGGGGAGGAGAAGCTGGAATATGATGATCAAGGTTGCCAACGGGGAATCTTCGCTCAAAGTAAATTTTGAGGTGCATTTTGTCTTCTTAGGGCTAGAGAAGGTCTCCTGAATTTTTTATAATTAATTAGCCTGGGTGGCACTTGGTTGAAAGTAGCGATTATATGGCTTTCGTATAATCTTATGCCGTTAGAGATGCTTGCTGATTATGCAAATTATTTTTGAAGTTTGGGGGGGAGGTGAGAATTATTTAGGATTGCTTATATCATAGTAGCTATGGGTCAGGCACTAGAATGTTTAGCAAACTTCAACAAAAAGGAGCAAGTTATGCAAAAGTTTTTGCAAATTTTAATGCTAGTTACTTTGGCATTGGCAATGATTCAAGGATGCAGTCGCAGGGTGGCAATGCAAATCAAAGGTTCAGATACAATGGTCAATCTGGGCCAAGCATGGGCGGAAGCCTATATGAAAGAACATCCAGGTACGAGTATTGCGGTAACTGGGGGTGGCTCAGGCATTGGTATCGCAGCGTTAATAAATGGGGACACCGATATAGCTCAAGCGTCTCGGGAAATGACCCCTGAGGAAATGAATCTGGCTAAGAAGAAGGGGTTGAACCCCCACCGATTTGTAGTCGCGCAGGATGGCCTCTCGGTCATCGTAAATCCAAAAAACCCTGTGAGCAAATTGACCATAGCACAGCTTTCGGATATTTATACTGGTAAAATCACGAACTGGAAGCAAGTTGGCGGCAAGAATGCTCCCATCGTTGTGCTTTCCCGTGACAAAAGCAGTGGGACCCATGTGTTCTTCCTTGAGCATGTAGTTCGAAGGGGCAACCCAAAAGGTACGGAAGAGTATGGAAGGTCCGTTCTGATGCAGGTCTCGTCTCAGGCAATTGCCGAAGAAGTGGCTCAGAATGAGAATGCGATAGGCTATGTTGGGATGGGTTATGTGAATAGGTCTAAGCACAAGACGATTGCTGTTGCCAAGGCAATAGGATACCCTTATGTCGAGCCTACTGTTGAAAATGTCTTGAACGGTTCATATCCGATTGCCAGGCAGCTTTACTTTTATACGCCGAACAAGCCCACTGGAAACGTCAAGGATTTCATAGATTTCGTACTTAGTGACGCTGGGCAGAGAATAGTTGCCAAGCTAGAATTTGTCCCGATTAGAATGGTGGCAAAAGAAGCTGGCGAGTAAATATTCTTGCCAAAAGAAGGAATATTTTTGGAAAGGTATTGCAAAAATTAGAAAAATCTGCGAAAATAGGTTATAGCTAAATCAGGAACAGAAAGTTTTCTTACTACCTAGGCAAGGAGTGGATTGTGGGTATTTTTGGTAGGTCTGAGAAATCAGTCTTGCCAACGGCCGGAGAGGGTATGCTGGGCCCTTCTCCGGCCAAGATTTTATTTTGTCCTCAAGTATCGGTTTTGGGTGTTTGCGCTTTCTTTGGCAAGGAATTACTTTCACTTATCCTCTCCGCCTCAAGGATTTGAGAAGTAGTTTTTTAGGCGGAATAATGCTATACTGGATATGGTTCTTATGCTTTCTGTTTGCAAGGTGGGTTGGCGGTCATGAAACGAGAAATCGCAAAACCGAGAATCTTGTTGCTTTTTGCTGTCTTGTTTATAGGATTGGCGTTATTTTCTTCTGTTACCTTTGCGGAGAAGAAATTTAACCCACATCAGCTAACAATTCTATTCACGGGCGACGACCAGGGGAATATTAAAGCCCCATGTGGGTGACACAACAAAGAGAGCCTCGGTGGGGTTCCAAAACGAGCAACGTGGTTAGAAAATTTTCGGAAGTCTGGTAGCTCTTTCATCCTAGTGGATACTGGTGACGCGATAGTCGGAGTAGGCAAGCAAGCTGAAATTAAGACTGCCGCATATGCTGAGGCGCTGGCATATATGGGCTACGACGCCGTTGCAATGGGTGAGACGGAGGCCAGGTATGTTGCCGAGTGTGGTAATAAGCAACTTTATGGGAAGAGTGTTCCTTTGTTAGCAGTAAACGCGTTCGATGCAGGTAGCAACAAGCCGCTTGCTGATAAGGCTTATATTATCAAGAAGACTCAAGAGGGTCTGAAGGTAGGCATCACGGCGGTAGTTGGCGACAATCTCATATTTCGAGCGTTGCCTGGCAATGAAAAGCTGAAAATAACCGATGCTTTGGAAGCTGTGCGCAAACAGGTTGGCGAACTACGCAAGAAGGTTGACCTCGTAGTTCTTCTAAGCCACACGGGTTATGACCTTGCCAAGCGCATTGCAACTGAGATTCCTGGAATCGATGTTATTCTGGTTGGCCACCAAACAGCTTCATCGCCTGCCGCTCCGGTTGAAAATATCGGCTCTACGGTTTTAATGCAAGCCAAAAGCACTGGAACTCACATTGGCAAGCTTGTTCTTGATATTAACCAAGAGAAGAAGATTGCAAATGCGGCGGGTGAGTATGTTCCTATGACAGCTGACCTAGCTGATGACCCAAAGATGGTTAAGGTCATTGAAGAACATGATAGGCAGTGGGAAGCTTATATAGCTAGTCTCCGGGCGCAATATGCATCTCCTGCGTCGGTCTCGACAGGAGAGGTTGGTCAATCACAGCCAAGGCCGTTTGTGGGAGCGCTGAAATGTCGTGAGTGCCACCGCTCGGAATATGATTCCTGGTTGAAAACGGCACATGCTAAAGCGTTTCAAAGTTTGAGGAAGGACAATCGCACTACAGACCCCGAGTGTGTAAGCTGCCACACCACCGGCTACAAGTCAAAGGGCGGTTTCACAAGTGAATATGCTACTCCACAGCTTCAGGGTGTTCAATGTGAGGCCTGCCATGGCGCAGGCGTTATCCACACTCGCAGGCCGGCAAAAGGTTTTGGAGCAGTGCTTCAGTCATCATGCACGCAGTGTCATGATGCAAAGAACAGCCCGAACTTTGACTTCAAAGCCTATCGAGAAAAGATTTTGCACAAGGCTGATGCGGTTGCCCAGTAGTTGATTCCTTCTTATTTTTGGAATTGCGGCAAATATGCCGCTTCTAGCGCAAGAAGTTCGTCTAGAATTTTCTCCGCTGAGTCAACCGAATTTACGACTGGGTCAGCAAGCAGAGCTTGGAGTGCAATCTGTCGTGAGCCTGTAACTGCTGCGTCAACTACCAGCTCCTGAACTCCGATTTGTGTGTTGCACATAGCGGCTATCCCCGCCGGCAAAGCGCCAACCGAGATTCCAGAGATGCCGGCGCCACTTATGACTGCTGGTACTTCAACAATGGCATCCATTGGCAGGTTTGGGATAAGGCCGTCGTTTGGGATATTCACTGCAAGTTCGACGTGGTTGCTATTAGTAATAATCCCCTCGATAATGCTAAATGCGCGTTCGCCGGAGCGGTGCTCAATTAGAGGTGTAACAGGTTCATCATTCCGCAGAATTCTCGCAATGCGCTCACTAATGTCTGCCTTGTACCTTTCCGAGCCAGCAAAGTCAAAACCTTTTAGACCACAATACTCCCAAGCGAATGGCAAGTATTCGCCAATGTGGTCGTCGCCAGGTGATGGATAATAGCCAAAAGTATCGAACATCTTCCTCGATAGCGGTTGGAAGCTTGGATCGTAGTCCTCTAGCTTTTCGCGAAGGAGCGGGTATGCATCTTCCCCGGTGTCCTTGAAGCGGAGGTCCAGAATCCATGTAAAGTGGTTCAATCCGGCTGCCTTAGCGTCAAGGTTTTCTTGGTCAACTTCCATAACCTTGGAAAGTCGCCAAAGTTCGCCGGCAATTCCATGACATAAGCCAACGAAGGAAACGTTGGTATATCGGTTTACCGCCATTGAGATGCGGGGCACGGGGTTGGTAAAGTTAAACACAAGAGCGTTCGGGCATAACCTTTCAATATCATGGCAGATATCAAGAATTATTGGGATATTTCGCATCGCATGGAAAAGTCCGCCTGGTCCGCCATTTTCTCCAAGCACTTGCTTGACCCCATACTTAAGCGGGATTTCGAAGTCAAGTTTCCAAAGTTCATTCCGTCGAACCGCAATTGAGATGACGACAAAGTCTGCGTCTGGCAGTGCTCTTGTGCGGTCTGTTGTTTGTTCAATATTCAAGCCAGCGTCAGCTTGGTCGTTCATCTTTCGGGCGATGGTACCCATTGCCTCAAGTGCGGCACTGTCTATGTCAACAAGACAAACCGTGCTACCTTTAAGACATGGTATA
Encoded proteins:
- a CDS encoding alpha-glucosidase/alpha-galactosidase; its protein translation is MRNVKIVLIGVGSASFGLGALSDLVNIPCLKGSTVCLVDIDSAALEAMGTIARKMNDQADAGLNIEQTTDRTRALPDADFVVISIAVRRNELWKLDFEIPLKYGVKQVLGENGGPGGLFHAMRNIPIILDICHDIERLCPNALVFNFTNPVPRISMAVNRYTNVSFVGLCHGIAGELWRLSKVMEVDQENLDAKAAGLNHFTWILDLRFKDTGEDAYPLLREKLEDYDPSFQPLSRKMFDTFGYYPSPGDDHIGEYLPFAWEYCGLKGFDFAGSERYKADISERIARILRNDEPVTPLIEHRSGERAFSIIEGIITNSNHVELAVNIPNDGLIPNLPMDAIVEVPAVISGAGISGISVGALPAGIAAMCNTQIGVQELVVDAAVTGSRQIALQALLADPVVNSVDSAEKILDELLALEAAYLPQFQK
- a CDS encoding phosphate ABC transporter substrate-binding protein; translation: MQKFLQILMLVTLALAMIQGCSRRVAMQIKGSDTMVNLGQAWAEAYMKEHPGTSIAVTGGGSGIGIAALINGDTDIAQASREMTPEEMNLAKKKGLNPHRFVVAQDGLSVIVNPKNPVSKLTIAQLSDIYTGKITNWKQVGGKNAPIVVLSRDKSSGTHVFFLEHVVRRGNPKGTEEYGRSVLMQVSSQAIAEEVAQNENAIGYVGMGYVNRSKHKTIAVAKAIGYPYVEPTVENVLNGSYPIARQLYFYTPNKPTGNVKDFIDFVLSDAGQRIVAKLEFVPIRMVAKEAGE